The following nucleotide sequence is from Synchiropus splendidus isolate RoL2022-P1 chromosome 1, RoL_Sspl_1.0, whole genome shotgun sequence.
GAGGATGAACATCCTCAAGGCCCCAGAGAGTGTGTCGGTACATGATCGGCTTTACatcagcgagtgtgtgtgtgtcagctgctgAGACCTTCTCCAGTCAGCTCACCTTTACCCTCCTTTACCCTTGAAGATCTAGAGTCACACATTCCTCTCATTCACTCCTCCaaaattatgattattaaattatttttagcGAGGAAATCACAGGATCACACCTGAAGTCATGTGAGAGTGGGTTGTCATGTTTCCTGGAGACAGGAAGCGGCAGATGGAACTTAAAGCTTTTGGGAAAATCCCTCACATCTAAAGCTGATGCCTTTTGAAGGGGGCGACTGACCAACAGTGAGGTCAGTCTGCTGGCTCTGAGGGCGACGTGACGTAAGcggcagcagagcagagaaggAGCGCTGATGTTAAAAAAAGCCTGGCTGTGGAGTGTCAAGCGTGAGTCGGTCAGAAATGCCAGGGCGGGTagctggaggagagaaggagacatGATGGAGGGATGCGTGGGAATACAAGTGACCTAGATTTGGGTGAGGCGGGCTCCAGCGGCGAGGCCTCCCCGGATTCATAGAAGGCAGGCGTGCAGTGAGGCAGACACAGGAGGCTCGAATGAAGCCATACAAACAGCAAGGATGCAGATATGAAGAGGTGGAGTGGAGCGGACAAAAGTTCTTACAGTCATCCTCCTTGGCTCTTCTTCTACGGGGCAGGCTGCTTCCCAATCTGCATGTGTGATGTGTCCAGGGAAAAGCAGGTCGTGTGTGCGTGAGAGTGAACAATAAGCTTCTTTAGAGACTATTGTCCTCCTGCGTGAGCCGCTCAGATCTGCAGCTTCCTAAGTCTTCCACGCACAATCATGTTTGGATGCTCTCGATGCACATAAACAGCCACCATCAGGCGCCGCCGCCACGGGGTCGACACATTAATGCAGCactggcgccacctgctggtggaaATCATTTACTCAGATTGACACTTTAAATTCGACAAATTCAATCAGAAGTCAATGAGACTCCAGTGGAGCAgtcagttttttgtttgttccacaAGAAAACAGAATGTACAGTGACGTCCGAAAATGAGCGTAAAATTACAGACTTATGGTTAAATAATGGACAGAAAAACTTGAAGCATGCGGTTGTTTGTCTCCCATGGTTCCAGAACAAGACATGCTGTTTTAGAAGGGACATATTTCTGACAGAAACAACAGTGAACTCTCAACAACATAGAAACAGATTCCTCAAATGACTTGTTTTCTCCCTTCACCCAAGACAGATGTGGTGCTGTGTTTGGAGCTGAAAACTTTTCAAACGACAGTCACAGTGTCCTTGGCATCTTCTGCTTTGTCAGCAATGAAATTCAGAAACAGGAAAAGTTCTGATGTTTGATGCATGTTTATTAATGTGCAAGTTACAAATAATGCATGTGAACAGAGGCGCGTGCAGGATTCCAGTGTCATCTAACCCAGTTTACTGCGTTTTGGCAGAAAAGGAGTGGCGTCACTCCTGGGTTTGTTGTTGAAGCAATGAGGTCACACTCTGACGTGTTCATGTATCATCACATGCTCAGactccagcttcttctctgACTCGAACCGCTGCTGGATCTGGAAGACGCGCAGATGAGGAGGGGAACGGAACCACTTCATGGAGCCTTGGATGAGTTCCACCGAGCTGGAGACAGCTGACACAACCCCCACAGTAAAGtagaagcagaggaagatggtTTTCTCTGCAGGACGGGAGGTGAAGCAGTCCACTGTGTAAGGACAAGGAAAGCGACTGCAGGGAAACTGGGCCTCGACCTGGAAGCCGTAGAGCCACCACTGACCCCACAGGAAAGCCACTTCGGTTGCAATGCGGAAGCCCACGTTGACAAAGTACATGCGCTTAAGTTGGCGGGCCTCCCTGCTCTGAGCCAGGCTGCACTGACTGAGGCTGGAGGAGCTCCTCTTGCTGTGATGGTGCATGGCGTACATGAGGAAGAGCAGCGAAGGCGTGGCAATAAGGACAATGTGGAACACCCAGAAACGGTACTGGGAGATGGGGAAGGCCATGTCGTAGCAGACCTGCTTGCATCCCGGCTGGAGCGTGTTGCAGGCAAACTCCTCCTGCTCGTCCTCGAACAGGTCGCTGGCCACCGTGCCCAAGATGAGGATCCGAAAGATCATCATGATGACCAGCCAGAAGCGACCCAGCATCGGTGAGTGGGCCTAGAGGTTGGCGAAGAGGCTCTCGAGGAAGCTCCATTCACCCATGTCGGTAGTTTGGGACACCACTTCCAGGAAACAAGATACTGTCCTTGATTCTaaatctaaaaacaaaaaagaagctcttATCACACATTTAATGATAAGAAACACCTTGGAGAGCCAAAGGTTGCAAAAGCTGCTGTGAGAGAACAATGTCACCAAATTTGTAGCATTTTGTGGCAGGAAGAAGTTTTAGTTCTTCAGTATTGTGCTTGCCAAAAAGACAAACTTTGGCAGGACCAACGcaacaaatgtttaaaaaaaaaatcccaaaaacTATAAATATTGGCCTTGGATCTTTTTAAGAAGCTAATGGGAAGACAATGAATGAAGCAAGCTATATAatagtgaaaatgtgttttgatgttGACTTATTCAAGACACGGAGAAACCAGCACTTTTCCTTTCTATGAGTTACAACTTGAAGCAATTTTTTTCTAATTCTTctatttgatttctaaaatccAATTTCTTCTCTGACCATATATGAATTCAGATAAGAAATAATAGAACTTGTGGTCACGTACATCTTGAAGGAGGTGTGAGGATCTGGAAGCAGGACTGAGCTTCTTGACCAAACTGCCCGGTCAGCAGTCACAGAGGAGAGGGCGGCACCACCAAAGCAAATTCCTGCCCTAATCAGCTGCCATCCGGCTGAAGAGATGATTGTTTCCAGAGAAAGGAGACGTGCTTCCTCAATccagagatgaagaagatgaagaaagtgaaCGATGAAGGGAAGCCCTGACTTAAAAAACTGGCACAGCAGCTAGGAACAATGTCTTTATTAAGGAAAGTAGAAATTGAACAGCCACAGAAATATTTACACAACCAACAAGTGGAACACACTACATGCAATAAGAACAGATTAAAAGCCGGATGCAATGccgtttgctttttttccccaacttttaaaacttttttttttttaggaacaaGTGccacaacagtaaaaacaacGCACTAAAACTCTTCAGTTAACATGTGAATCAATGGCTTGACCATTCACTCCTCTTCATCAGAGTCAGAGAAATAGCTGAGTGGCTTCTTGCCACGGGACGGTTTGTTAGCCTGAGGCACAACTGGAGATTCGTCGTCAGAAATCTTGAAGCTGTCGTCCAGATTCCACTTGGTAGTCATCTGCAATAGTGTGAATAAAATCAGCAGATGAAACGGACATGAaaatctgtgtgtctgtccttGTGGGACCCTTATGCCCAGTGGGGACATTTGGGCTGGTAGAGTTTCGATTTGAGGCtcaagacttcaaaataactgggttaaagtttggttcagagtcctggttaagcttgttttggatggttgtgtttagggtgagaggctgaggaaagcattatggcaatgagcggtcctcacaagtctgtgtgtgtgtgagagagggagagggcaCACGCAGTCACTGACCTTTTTGCCAGCGGTTTTGGCTTTGAGGCGGGACATGAGGTCATCTGAGCTACTGTCCGAGTCATCACTCAGCTGCTTCCTTTTCACCACAGGTTTGGGCCTGACTTCGGCTTCACTCTGCGAGTCGCTGGAGGACAGAGCCCTTTTGGACGTGGTGGTGGACGATTTGGGTTTGGACAAAGCCTCCAGGATGGACTGCTGCTTTACATCTGATGCACAAAACAATAGGGCTTGAAAACGAAACAATCGACATGCAAGAATACTCAACTAGGATTCAAAAACTGTAACTATGAGCCCATGAGCCAGAAAAGAAACACCACATGAGTAACGGTTGCTCCCTCGACCCTCCCCAGGTCTGACTCTTTACCTGCAGTCTTCTTGGAGGCAGCAGTTTTCCTGACAGCTGGTTTCTTGGCAGCCGCTTTCTTAGGCGAAGCGCCGGTTTTTTTAGCTGCAGCCTTCTTCTTAGGCGAAGCGGACGCTTTTTTCACTGCGGCCGTTTTCTTGGGGGCTGCCTTGGCTTTACTGGGCGCCGCAGGTTTGGGGAGTGGCTCTGGCTCATCAGCATGAGCTGTGAAAGCAGATTAAATATTTCCTCATCAGTCGACCGCTGCTCATGATTTGCTCCATGATGAAAAGACCTGAACACCTACAGGAGGAGCTTTCCTTTGACGGTTTTCTCACTGCAGACTTGCTCTTCACCATTTTTTTCCTACCAAATGACAGGTTTAGATCCGCTCCAGGGGCCAAGAGCGACGTGGGTTGAAGTGTACTCACGGCGGAGGAGAGTCCAAATCACTGTCCATAACAGCCTCAGGGGCGAAGCTGTCATCACTCAAGACGGCTCTCCGTTTGGGTGCCGTGGTGGTCCAGTCATCAAACTCATCCTCACTGTCTGACATATACTTCACTGGAGCTGAAAAATAAGGTTGAAGCAGGTGCATGTTCAGAAACTGCTAGTTCACCAATGAGGCTGGGAAAAGCACCTTTGGCTCTGCGCTCCACTCGCGCTTTGGGGACGACAACCTCGTCCACCTCCATGTCACTTTCAGAGGACTGGGCAGACTCGGCAGACTCGGCAGACCTGGCCTCCAGTTTTGGCTTCTTGGAGACAGCCTTGAACTGCAGAGTGGTCTGCTTGCTTGTCTTGGAGGCGGCGGCTGAGAAATGACAAACCAGTGGAACGTTGTCAGAACATGTAGGGATAGATGGATGCAACTATAAATGGATGACATGGCTAAAATAGACTTTCAGTGGGCAAAAATGAAGCTGTGATAGTGGCACATATcaggggccaggaaacattgtCTGTCTCATGTTTCTTGCAGCACTAAATCTTGGAGTggaccattttaaaaaacagataaagCGTGTCCTTTAAAGCCATTAGATCAGTCCGTGTCCGAGAGAGACATCACCGTTCTCTTTGCGCAGACCTTTGGTTTTCTTGTTCAGTCGTGAGGACAGGCCCATCTCTTCCTCTGGCTGTTCACTTTCCCCCTCGTCCCCTTCATCTCCAAACTCCATTTTGACAACAACTTTCTCAGTCTGGAATGAAAGACAGGATGCAATAACTTCACATTTCTCAGAATAGTGCACTACTACCTGAGTATTAACtcgtgatgggcagatgaggtatcatgaaacagtattgcggggttgatgaaacaatgcCCTGATTCTCCGAGGCCACGAGACGGCACTGGTTTAGAAATgcagtgaggtttcattgtgtCAAGTCCACAgcttacagcagacagtgccatctgaaaatccagacactgtttcatgaaacctcatggaccCATCAGGAGTATATAGCAAAGATCCTGGCCCTCTGGAAAGACTGACCTTCATTTTTCTCACTTTGCCTTCTCCCTTCTTGCCAGCCTTTTTATTTGCTTCAGCCTTCATGGCACTGGTGATGCGTGGGACAATGCGGCGGCCCTGTGGAGTTGGTAGTGTCTCCTGTTTGACTTTGATCTTTGTTGCCTTGCCTTTTCCGCGAGCCTTCACTGTGGGTAGCTGTGCATCCTCCAGTTCTTGAGCCTCCACCCTCTAACACATCGGAATTTACATGcgaacacacaaaaaacaaaacatcaatatCAAGAGTGGTCTACATGCAAGAAATTTAACAGTAAGAATAGATACTTCAATTTGGATATCAGAGGAACTATTTAcagagctgagtcagcagaataTGGGAGGATATAAGGCACAATGAATCGTTTTATGGACCACCACAGCTGACCTTATGTGCTGGTGTATTCGGAGCAACTCACAAGGTAAGTAAAACATAcagaaaataaactaaaatttCCAAACTGATAATCTACCATaaatacattgtgattctgaGTAGGTTCTGAGATGTGGGTCAAACGCCACCACTCTGCACTGCAGCAGCGAATGAATTCAACCCACATTGCTGTGGAAGCGGTGACTCGGACTATCGTGAGGGGAATTAGTTTCTTAAACGGACTGCATCAAGCGTCTTCTCGTGAAATACTCTAAGTATCATAGGAATAATATCAGGTCTATAACTCTTCATCTATTTGTCCTACATCTAGTAGCAATTGTCAACGCAGCTACCTCAAGTTCCACAGAGAAGGCATGAAGATCCTCCTTCCAAAGGTCCTTTGGGGATTTGGAGGTCAGTGCATTCAGCTCCGTCCTCTGTTCATGAAATCAAGGCAATGAGGTGACAACATGCGACAGTTAGATATAGCAGACTAAAACATGTGGAAACACTCAATAAGACCAGCAGTTAACTCCTTGTTATCCGGTGCATGAATGTGAATTCTGCAGATAAACAGTACTCGGCAGATAAGCAAAAAAGAACCATGGGGATTCTTTGATTAATGAATACATCCATGTCGAAACACACCTTGCTGTCTCTCTGCTtgcacagctcctccttcttctctttgGTCAAATACCACATAGGCAAGTTCAGCAGGTAGTTGTAGTCTGGGCCGTCATTgtcctcagcttcctcttcatTCAGCTCATTTTGCTCCACCTCCTCATTCTAGCggatagatttttattttccaattatCAAACCGGGTGGTTTGATTTTGTTCAAGGGGACAGAACAGCGCCAACCTTATTATGAGACTTTTTCCAGGCTTTGACTGGGTCTGAAGCGTAGCCCATGGCCTGCAGCATGCGGATCAGCTCTTTTTTGGGCTTGTTTTCTGCAGGAGGATGTTTGATGACCTTTCCAATTGCATTCAAACAAGGAGCAGAGATTGTGGAAGTCACTCACCAATGATCAATGTGCCCTCGATTTTCTCCAGGATGAACCGAGCCTGGTTGGTGAGTTTGGCACACTCTGACTCCAGCATGCCGATCAGCCATTCTTTCCTCATGCCGTAGAACTTCATCCTCAGCTTGAAGAACTCCTCAAGGATTTCGTTCACTGTACGGTACGTCTTCAGACTGCCCACATGGTCGAACAAAACCTAACCAACAAAGAAATAGCAACGTCACAATAGCTACAGATATTGAGTTAACACAGCGGTGGCTACGTGGGTTTACTCTGTCATGCGATACCAGGTCCCATCAAACTAAAATATACCTCCCAGGAAACCAATGTTTacagactaaaatgaacatacTAGTCATATCAACAGCAGTTTGCGCCAACATTTGTCTTGAAAGTAAGGCTGAATTACCCACAACAAAATACAAATCAGAGTATTGTGACATTGTTAGTTTCACTTATTACCATGGAATTGCAAGTGAGTGGAGTTTGCAGCTTAAAAACTTTATGAAGTCCAGTTGACTCCGCCTCTTTCAGCCTGTCTTCAGTCATTGTGATTACGAAGCGCACTGTGGCATCGGTGTGGTACTCCTTGTAGTCTGTGATCAGAGCAGGCGTTTTCTCTGAGCCAGTCAGCATCGGCTCAATAACGTTCTCCTTGTAGTTctaaacatgaaagaaatgGTGAGAATGCAaggcggaaaaacaaaatactggGAATTATCACAAAGTTTTACCTGCGTCCAGGTTTTAACAGGCAACTCAGAGATCTCGATTGTGGTGGAATCAATGACAGCAATCTCTCCATTGTTCATGTACTGATTTTCCATCACCTGATCAATTGAACCTTTGAAGCCTTTGTAACTTGGcagctaaaacaaaaaaaaggggggaaagaCATTATACAAAACATGGCTTCTACAACATGATCGACCAGTGGAATGGCGAATAGCTCTAGAACATGCTTCTTCCTGAACAACTTCAACACCAATTTTACGACTAAACTAGATAAAAACTTCATCCATCAAGGGCATGGAATGTGAACTATAGTCTGGAAACTGAAGTGAACTGacaaaagttgaaaaacaagcTGCCCTCACCATGGGCAGGGGCTCCTCTCCATCAAGCATGCGGGTAATGTTGTTGACAATCTCCCTGATGTCATAGTTGGGGATTTTGCTGGCCCAACCTGTGCCGATACCATCAGCACCATTCACCAGAACAGTGGGGATGATGGGTATGTACCACTCTGGTTCCACACGCTGGTTATCATCAAAGTTGTAGGTGAGCAGATTGTCGTCCACCGGTGGGAAAAGAAGGCGAGCCAGAGGGCTGTTGGAacagtatgtgtgtgagaggacACACTTCTTTTTCATCTCATAGAGGTTCAAACTGAATCATCACCATGCATGAACAGCAGAAATGTCTCCTGATTCATAACATGAAGGCAGACTTCAGAGGTTCCACCAGGATTAATGGAAACAGTGGCAGAGCAGCTACACCTAAATGATCGTGGCGCACTGTCATGCCTTCAGAGTACTGACTTTTGTTtggttaaaaatgtaaattatactGCATGAACATGGCCAATAGTACTAAGGGATTCCTGGCTTTGAATGAGAATGAGAAGTGTTGACTGGTGAGTGAGACAGTGCTAGGCTCAGATGCCCACCAGAAGTGGGGCAGAGTTGGTGCAGCCGTTTTCCCCAATTACTAGATCACTTGCCACATCACTAGTACTGGTCATTGTCTCAGCAGTACTGAATTATAAGGCTGTGAATACTAACAAAACTGTGATACAAATTTATTTATGTCATAATAATGGGAAAACGCTCATGAGTTAGACAGCCTGTCTAACTCAGCCAGCTGCAGCTGCATCTGAAAATACTGAGTCTCAGTAACTACTAAGTCAGTATTGAGGGTTTCTTGTACCATAGATACATTTCCAACAGAAACCTTGAACAAAAGTCCTCCAGACTTGGACTCTAGGCATGAAAAAGGTGAGAGAGGTGTTTTCTGTTCCGTGGCTGAAACAGAAACTGGCAGTATTGCATGTGTCAGGGCGGTGGTCTGAAACATACGCCTCAAGGATCTTGAGGCCTTTTTGAGTCTTTTGGCATGCACACAAAGTAGTTGAGTGTCACCGGcccactttaaaaaaatgttgttccATAGCTTACTGGTGGTGATTTAAATACTGCAATTGGCTCCTTTTTCAGGTACAAGCAACTAAAAGACAAACCTGAAAGACCCATCTGCGGAGTGTTGGGATGGTGAGCAACAGTGTCAGTCCACTGCAGCTTACAGTGAGTTTACACTTCAGCTGCAGGTCAGCTGCAACATTTGAGGTTTTCCAAACTGCCTACCTGAGCATCGTGAAGATGTATCGAGGACTGGCAGAATCCTTGCCACCGTGCAGTCGGGTTCCAAACTGACCCAAAGGCTGCAGCAGGTTCAAGTTGTTGCTTCCAACAAAGTTCTGGGCCAAGGCAACGATGGTCATCATCAGTGAAGTCTGGAAAGTGGAACAGAATGTCAATGTTTTTCCCTTTTGTCCACGTTTAACACACTACTGATGGAACGCTGCTTGCCTCTCCATGGTGGTAGGCAGACATCTCGGCCACAGACCCAGCCAGTTGAGCCACTTTGACTTCCCTTTTGTCATTTCTCTTGAAGCAACAAAACAGCACCTTCCTTTGGCCGGGCTTCAAccctaaaataaacaaatgacagaAGTTTCAAACACCATTTGACTTCGCTGGTTAAAACTAAGTCGTCCTGTCACTCACCATCAACAAGGCAAGGAAGGGAGCGCTCGTTGTCAGAGTTTGAGTAAAGAACCAGCTCCTTGTTGACGAATTGATCGTAAGATATATTATCTGTTACTTCGCCATAGAGATAGTCCTGGAAAAACAACGCaccatgttgcatgttgcttGCTATGAAAGCAATACACACGATTGAACACGGCCATACAAACCTCAGGAAGATTGTGCTCCCTCCTTTGACGCCTGTTGTTCATGAAGTTAGTCAGCCACTCTTTCCTCTCCTCAATTTTTTTCTTACTAAAGGCCTAAAAGcacaaaaatacatacaaataatGCAAACTCCAACtaccagaaaatgaaaattacagAAAGCAATGGTCACACTCAGTTATCTTACAAGGGTGATAGCTTCATCATCTTGAGGTCCTGTGTACTTGAATGGAATTCGATGTCTCTCCATATCGGAGAAATACTCCTTGGCCTCTTGTGCTGTGCTAGTTCCCAAACCTAAATGAAAGGCAAACGCTCACTTGGGTCCAGAAAGAGCCTGACACTAAAGACGGTCACCATATTGACCAGAAATAAAGGGGTCCTTACTTTTCTGGTTTACTACCACACAGGGGTTTGAAACAAACCTTTGTAGTACTTTACTTTCCAAGATCTGAAGTTTGGTGTCTTGTCCTTCCAAGAATTGAACTCAGGGATGCTGTAGAATGAcagctgtgttttcttgtgtgaCACCTATGGAAAACAAAGCTTAATCAAAGCAATCTCAAGCaaatactcaaaaaaaaaaatagcatcgGCGTTTGAACACCAGATGGCAGCATCGTCCAGGACTTACGGCAACATCTGTGTTGGCACAAAAATGTACACTAAACTTAAAAAAAGCATCATTGGCGCCTGAGAGTGAAAGTACCCTACATTCATCGTCCAAACACCGAATTCTTGTGTCCCCTAATTTAAGGAAGCACAAAATAAACAGTCTTACCTTGATGATGGGAGTGATGAACTCTTCCAGGAAGTTGTGGCGCAGCAGTGAGGGCCAGTTGTGATGGATGAAGTTGATGACAAGGCCCTTAATGTGGGAGCCATCCTgatcctgacacacacaaaagtcgCCAAAACATTTCTTAAGATGATACATGAG
It contains:
- the top2a gene encoding DNA topoisomerase 2-alpha isoform X2, whose product is MDGPLKGVFENKTVEKTKKDPKRLSVERIYQKKTQLEHILLRPDSYIGSVETVTQQMWVYDEDVGLCCREVTFVPGLYKIFDEILVNAADNKQRDPSMTCIKVKIDVENNTVSVWNNGKGIPVVQHKVEKVYVPALIFGQLLTSSNYDDNEKKVTGGRNGYGAKLCNIFSTKFTVETACKESKKCFKQTWYDNMGRTGEPTIKPFDGEEYTCITFCPDLPKFKMTVLDKDIVALMTRRAYDVAGSSKGVRVFFNGTRLPVTGFRSYVDMYLKNNMNEIGQDLEVVHEVVNNRWEVCLTMSEKGFQQVSFVNSIATTKGGRHVDYVVDQVVTKLIDVVKKKNKAGVTVKPFQVKSHMWLFVNCLIENPTFDSQTKENMTLQHKNFGSTCPLSDKFIKQAVSCGIVESIMNWVKFKAQTELNKKCSAVKQTKIKGVPKLDDANDAGGRNSINCTLILTEGDSAKTLAVSGLGVVGRDRYGVFPLRGKMLNVREASHKQIMENAEINSLIKIIGLQYKKNYTDPESLKSLRYGKIMIMTDQDQDGSHIKGLVINFIHHNWPSLLRHNFLEEFITPIIKVSHKKTQLSFYSIPEFNSWKDKTPNFRSWKVKYYKGLGTSTAQEAKEYFSDMERHRIPFKYTGPQDDEAITLAFSKKKIEERKEWLTNFMNNRRQRREHNLPEDYLYGEVTDNISYDQFVNKELVLYSNSDNERSLPCLVDGLKPGQRKVLFCCFKRNDKREVKVAQLAGSVAEMSAYHHGETSLMMTIVALAQNFVGSNNLNLLQPLGQFGTRLHGGKDSASPRYIFTMLSPLARLLFPPVDDNLLTYNFDDNQRVEPEWYIPIIPTVLVNGADGIGTGWASKIPNYDIREIVNNITRMLDGEEPLPMLPSYKGFKGSIDQVMENQYMNNGEIAVIDSTTIEISELPVKTWTQNYKENVIEPMLTGSEKTPALITDYKEYHTDATVRFVITMTEDRLKEAESTGLHKVFKLQTPLTCNSMVLFDHVGSLKTYRTVNEILEEFFKLRMKFYGMRKEWLIGMLESECAKLTNQARFILEKIEGTLIIENKPKKELIRMLQAMGYASDPVKAWKKSHNKNEEVEQNELNEEEAEDNDGPDYNYLLNLPMWYLTKEKKEELCKQRDSKRTELNALTSKSPKDLWKEDLHAFSVELERVEAQELEDAQLPTVKARGKGKATKIKVKQETLPTPQGRRIVPRITSAMKAEANKKAGKKGEGKVRKMKTEKVVVKMEFGDEGDEGESEQPEEEMGLSSRLNKKTKAAASKTSKQTTLQFKAVSKKPKLEARSAESAESAQSSESDMEVDEVVVPKARVERRAKAPVKYMSDSEDEFDDWTTTAPKRRAVLSDDSFAPEAVMDSDLDSPPPKKMVKSKSAVRKPSKESSSSHADEPEPLPKPAAPSKAKAAPKKTAAVKKASASPKKKAAAKKTGASPKKAAAKKPAVRKTAASKKTADVKQQSILEALSKPKSSTTTSKRALSSSDSQSEAEVRPKPVVKRKQLSDDSDSSSDDLMSRLKAKTAGKKMTTKWNLDDSFKISDDESPVVPQANKPSRGKKPLSYFSDSDEEE
- the LOC128758970 gene encoding LOW QUALITY PROTEIN: gap junction delta-3 protein-like (The sequence of the model RefSeq protein was modified relative to this genomic sequence to represent the inferred CDS: substituted 1 base at 1 genomic stop codon); amino-acid sequence: MGEWSFLESLFANLXAHSPMLGRFWLVIMMIFRILILGTVASDLFEDEQEEFACNTLQPGCKQVCYDMAFPISQYRFWVFHIVLIATPSLLFLMYAMHHHSKRSSSSLSQCSLAQSREARQLKRMYFVNVGFRIATEVAFLWGQWWLYGFQVEAQFPCSRFPCPYTVDCFTSRPAEKTIFLCFYFTVGVVSAVSSSVELIQGSMKWFRSPPHLRVFQIQQRFESEKKLESEHVMIHEHVRV
- the top2a gene encoding DNA topoisomerase 2-alpha isoform X1 → MDGPLKGVFENKTVEKTKKDPKRLSVERIYQKKTQLEHILLRPDSYIGSVETVTQQMWVYDEDVGLCCREVTFVPGLYKIFDEILVNAADNKQRDPSMTCIKVKIDVENNTVSVWNNGKGIPVVQHKVEKVYVPALIFGQLLTSSNYDDNEKKVTGGRNGYGAKLCNIFSTKFTVETACKESKKCFKQTWYDNMGRTGEPTIKPFDGEEYTCITFCPDLPKFKMTVLDKDIVALMTRRAYDVAGSSKGVRVFFNGTRLPVTGFRSYVDMYLKNNMNEIGQDLEVVHEVVNNRWEVCLTMSEKGFQQVSFVNSIATTKGGRHVDYVVDQVVTKLIDVVKKKNKAGVTVKPFQVKSHMWLFVNCLIENPTFDSQTKENMTLQHKNFGSTCPLSDKFIKQAVSCGIVESIMNWVKFKAQTELNKKCSAVKQTKIKGVPKLDDANDAGGRNSINCTLILTEGDSAKTLAVSGLGVVGRDRYGVFPLRGKMLNVREASHKQIMENAEINSLIKIIGLQYKKNYTDPESLKSLRYGKIMIMTDQDQDGSHIKGLVINFIHHNWPSLLRHNFLEEFITPIIKVSHKKTQLSFYSIPEFNSWKDKTPNFRSWKVKYYKGLGTSTAQEAKEYFSDMERHRIPFKYTGPQDDEAITLAFSKKKIEERKEWLTNFMNNRRQRREHNLPEDYLYGEVTDNISYDQFVNKELVLYSNSDNERSLPCLVDGLKPGQRKVLFCCFKRNDKREVKVAQLAGSVAEMSAYHHGETSLMMTIVALAQNFVGSNNLNLLQPLGQFGTRLHGGKDSASPRYIFTMLSPLARLLFPPVDDNLLTYNFDDNQRVEPEWYIPIIPTVLVNGADGIGTGWASKIPNYDIREIVNNITRMLDGEEPLPMLPSYKGFKGSIDQVMENQYMNNGEIAVIDSTTIEISELPVKTWTQNYKENVIEPMLTGSEKTPALITDYKEYHTDATVRFVITMTEDRLKEAESTGLHKVFKLQTPLTCNSMVLFDHVGSLKTYRTVNEILEEFFKLRMKFYGMRKEWLIGMLESECAKLTNQARFILEKIEGTLIIENKPKKELIRMLQAMGYASDPVKAWKKSHNKNEEVEQNELNEEEAEDNDGPDYNYLLNLPMWYLTKEKKEELCKQRDSKRTELNALTSKSPKDLWKEDLHAFSVELERVEAQELEDAQLPTVKARGKGKATKIKVKQETLPTPQGRRIVPRITSAMKAEANKKAGKKGEGKVRKMKTEKVVVKMEFGDEGDEGESEQPEEEMGLSSRLNKKTKGLRKENAAASKTSKQTTLQFKAVSKKPKLEARSAESAESAQSSESDMEVDEVVVPKARVERRAKAPVKYMSDSEDEFDDWTTTAPKRRAVLSDDSFAPEAVMDSDLDSPPPKKMVKSKSAVRKPSKESSSSHADEPEPLPKPAAPSKAKAAPKKTAAVKKASASPKKKAAAKKTGASPKKAAAKKPAVRKTAASKKTADVKQQSILEALSKPKSSTTTSKRALSSSDSQSEAEVRPKPVVKRKQLSDDSDSSSDDLMSRLKAKTAGKKMTTKWNLDDSFKISDDESPVVPQANKPSRGKKPLSYFSDSDEEE